The following are from one region of the Meriones unguiculatus strain TT.TT164.6M chromosome 13 unlocalized genomic scaffold, Bangor_MerUng_6.1 Chr13_unordered_Scaffold_33, whole genome shotgun sequence genome:
- the LOC132650815 gene encoding zinc finger protein 120-like, producing RTHTGEKPYECNQCGKAFAQNSTLLSHKRTHTGEKPYECNQCGKAFAQNSHLISHKRTHTGEKPYECNECGKAFAKNSHLMSHKRTHTGEKPYECNEC from the coding sequence agaacacacactggagagaaaccttatgaatgtaaccagtgtggtaaagcctttgcacaaaacagtactctcttaagccataaaagaacacacactggagagaaaccttatgaatgtaaccagtgtggtaaagcctttgcacaaaacagtcatctcataagccataaaagaacacacactggagagaaaccttatgaatgtaatgagtgtggtaaagcctttgcaaaaaacagtcatctcatgagtcataaaagaacacacactggagagaaaccttatgaatgtaatgagtgt